From a single Methanofollis sp. W23 genomic region:
- the cbiQ gene encoding cobalt ECF transporter T component CbiQ: MENILDDYAHQNALRDVDTRLKLVLGGGAIAVGILSTGPVAPLLIAVSMAAITVFLARTPGRFYAALLAIPLSFAALSAGVILFLQGGGAPLITLPVGGFTLTATTGSADMAALVLARTFAGMCSLFFIALTTPMVEIFAVMRGLRLPAEFVDLAMLIYHFIFMLIGEAVATHNAQEIRQGYTGFRNSLRSFPMLAGALFVRAWEKGEELILAMDARCYDGKFPLEEGGDGPSPLSTAAVAAYLLAVGVIALLTRGVQIF, encoded by the coding sequence ATGGAGAATATCCTGGACGATTATGCCCACCAGAACGCCCTGCGGGACGTCGACACCAGACTCAAACTTGTCCTCGGCGGAGGAGCGATCGCCGTCGGCATTCTCTCGACAGGCCCGGTCGCCCCACTCCTCATCGCCGTCTCCATGGCGGCGATCACCGTCTTTCTTGCCAGGACACCAGGACGGTTCTACGCCGCCCTCCTCGCCATCCCCCTCTCCTTCGCCGCCCTCTCTGCAGGCGTGATCCTCTTTCTCCAGGGCGGGGGCGCACCCCTCATCACCCTCCCAGTCGGCGGGTTCACCCTCACCGCCACCACCGGTAGCGCCGACATGGCCGCCCTCGTCCTGGCCCGGACCTTTGCAGGGATGTGCTCCCTCTTCTTCATCGCGCTCACCACCCCGATGGTCGAGATCTTCGCGGTGATGCGTGGGCTCAGACTCCCGGCAGAGTTCGTCGACCTCGCCATGCTCATCTACCACTTCATCTTCATGCTCATCGGCGAGGCGGTGGCCACCCACAATGCCCAGGAGATCCGCCAGGGCTACACAGGGTTCAGGAACTCGCTCCGCTCTTTCCCGATGCTTGCTGGGGCACTCTTTGTGCGGGCCTGGGAGAAAGGAGAGGAACTGATCCTTGCCATGGACGCCAGGTGCTATGACGGCAAATTCCCCCTCGAAGAGGGTGGTGACGGCCCCTCGCCCCTGAGCACCGCCGCCGTCGCCGCGTACCTCCTCGCCGTCGGCGTGATCGCCCTCCTGACCAGAGGCGTACAGATATTCTGA
- a CDS encoding ATP-binding cassette domain-containing protein, whose amino-acid sequence MRDAIEFKDVHFAYSNQPESLRGIDVAVREGSKVALVGPNGAGKTTLLLMCNGMLRPTRGEVQIGEVPVQYDTRSLREVRRKVGLVFQNSDTQLFAPTVWQDVAFGPLNLGMGKHEINETVGRALHQVGMNGYEKRPPHHLSGGEKKRVAIAGVLAMDPEVLVFDEPTSALDPATAEEVMDLLDELNHEGRTILLSTHDVELAYRWADEVVLMEDGAVLRHGSPEAIFSDPALLHQARLKPPAVLDLYQELSDRGYFKDKTPPRSALEFTDLVEGLADGRPTQDRRGTIHLWDAAGTDNTALATLLSSGTVARVGAMGTRAKRRASEEGIVLDFTYGVIDKCLLRAVAGEDSLILTTGGMLAHTRERIATYARESGREIQIRAVGRDPHQQGDSGTEHRERCSNNEIAPDCRQSKREDNINGMAG is encoded by the coding sequence ATGAGAGACGCAATCGAATTCAAGGACGTACACTTCGCCTACTCAAACCAACCCGAGTCCCTCCGCGGCATCGACGTCGCCGTCAGAGAAGGGAGCAAGGTCGCCCTTGTCGGCCCGAACGGTGCCGGCAAGACCACCCTCCTCCTGATGTGCAACGGGATGCTCAGGCCGACACGGGGCGAGGTGCAGATCGGCGAGGTGCCGGTGCAGTACGACACCCGCTCCCTCCGCGAGGTGAGGCGGAAGGTCGGGCTTGTCTTCCAGAACTCAGACACCCAGCTCTTCGCCCCGACCGTCTGGCAGGACGTGGCCTTCGGCCCCCTCAACCTCGGGATGGGAAAGCACGAGATCAATGAGACGGTCGGGCGGGCCCTTCACCAGGTCGGGATGAACGGGTATGAGAAACGCCCACCCCACCACCTCTCTGGAGGGGAGAAGAAGAGAGTCGCCATCGCAGGGGTGCTTGCGATGGACCCGGAGGTGCTGGTCTTCGACGAACCGACCAGCGCCCTCGACCCGGCCACCGCCGAGGAGGTCATGGACCTGCTGGACGAACTGAACCACGAGGGCCGGACCATCCTCCTCTCCACGCACGACGTCGAACTCGCCTATCGCTGGGCCGACGAAGTTGTCCTGATGGAGGACGGAGCAGTGCTCAGGCACGGAAGCCCTGAAGCGATCTTCTCCGACCCGGCCCTCCTGCACCAGGCCAGGCTCAAGCCGCCTGCGGTGCTGGACCTCTACCAGGAACTCTCCGACCGCGGGTATTTCAAAGACAAAACGCCACCACGCAGCGCACTCGAGTTCACCGACCTGGTCGAGGGCCTGGCCGACGGAAGGCCTACCCAGGACAGGCGTGGGACCATCCATCTCTGGGACGCCGCCGGGACCGACAACACCGCTCTCGCCACCCTCCTCTCTTCGGGCACCGTCGCCCGGGTGGGGGCGATGGGCACCAGGGCGAAACGTCGGGCATCTGAGGAAGGGATTGTCCTGGACTTCACCTACGGCGTCATCGACAAGTGTCTCCTGCGGGCGGTCGCCGGGGAGGACTCGCTCATCCTCACTACCGGCGGGATGCTCGCCCATACCCGCGAGCGGATCGCCACCTATGCCCGGGAAAGCGGCCGGGAGATCCAGATCCGGGCTGTCGGGCGAGATCCGCATCAGCAGGGAGACTCAGGGACAGAACACCGTGAAAGATGCAGCAATAATGAGATCGCCCCTGACTGTAGGCAGTCGAAACGGGAAGATAATATTAATGGAATGGCGGGATAA
- a CDS encoding 4Fe-4S binding protein gives MLNIRREICGYCGACVSVCPEGALELIDAYLTVDSETCIGCGICTKACPLGALEVTDEV, from the coding sequence ATGCTCAATATTCGCCGGGAGATATGTGGGTACTGCGGTGCCTGTGTCTCTGTATGCCCTGAAGGGGCCCTCGAACTGATCGACGCATATCTGACCGTCGACAGCGAGACCTGTATCGGCTGCGGCATCTGTACAAAGGCATGCCCCCTTGGTGCGCTGGAGGTAACCGATGAAGTCTGA
- a CDS encoding energy-coupling factor ABC transporter permease, producing the protein MHIMEGFLPPAWCLFWFLVSAPFVVYGMYQLRILMREKREALPLLAVAGAFVFVLSSLKLPSVSGSCSHPTGTGLGAILFGPFITAILGLIVLLYQAIFLAHGGLTTLGANLFSMGIAGPLLAYAIYRGGQKVGLNTYLTVFLAAALADLFTYVVTAAQLALAFPAEAGGVVTSFVAFAAVYAVTQVPLAIIEGAVIALTFKYIIDVRAEILVRLGVISNAVVARLQGVQA; encoded by the coding sequence GTGCACATCATGGAAGGGTTCCTCCCACCGGCCTGGTGCCTCTTCTGGTTCCTGGTCTCTGCCCCGTTTGTCGTCTACGGGATGTATCAACTGAGAATACTGATGAGAGAGAAGAGAGAGGCGCTCCCCCTCCTCGCCGTCGCAGGTGCCTTCGTCTTCGTCCTCTCCTCACTCAAACTCCCGTCGGTGAGCGGGAGCTGTTCCCACCCGACCGGGACCGGGCTTGGTGCCATCCTCTTTGGCCCCTTCATCACCGCGATCCTCGGGCTGATCGTCCTCCTGTACCAGGCGATCTTCCTGGCCCACGGCGGCCTCACCACCCTGGGAGCAAACCTCTTCTCCATGGGGATCGCAGGTCCGCTCCTCGCCTATGCAATCTACCGGGGCGGCCAGAAGGTCGGGCTCAACACCTACCTCACCGTCTTCCTCGCCGCCGCCCTTGCCGATCTCTTCACCTATGTGGTGACCGCGGCCCAGCTCGCCCTCGCCTTCCCGGCAGAGGCCGGCGGGGTCGTCACCTCGTTCGTCGCCTTCGCCGCGGTCTACGCCGTCACCCAGGTGCCCCTTGCGATCATCGAGGGTGCGGTCATCGCCCTGACCTTCAAGTACATCATTGATGTCCGCGCCGAGATCCTGGTCAGACTCGGCGTGATCTCCAACGCAGTGGTCGCACGGCTGCAGGGGGTGCAGGCATGA
- a CDS encoding energy-coupling factor ABC transporter substrate-binding protein, with protein sequence MKYALEVTVLAILFIFTGAFVLVQNTGEHEWSGTDDQAGDVINEMTGTEYEPWADPLYEPPSGEIESLFFCLQSAIGALVIGFFFGYYYRGRRINT encoded by the coding sequence ATGAAGTACGCACTGGAGGTTACCGTCCTTGCAATTCTCTTCATCTTCACCGGCGCATTTGTCCTCGTCCAGAACACCGGCGAGCACGAATGGAGCGGGACCGACGACCAGGCCGGCGACGTCATCAACGAGATGACCGGCACCGAGTACGAACCCTGGGCCGACCCCCTCTACGAACCCCCGAGCGGCGAGATCGAGTCGCTCTTCTTCTGTCTCCAGTCCGCCATCGGGGCACTGGTGATCGGGTTCTTCTTCGGGTATTATTACCGCGGGAGGCGGATTAATACCTGA